The following coding sequences lie in one Arachis stenosperma cultivar V10309 chromosome 5, arast.V10309.gnm1.PFL2, whole genome shotgun sequence genomic window:
- the LOC130983050 gene encoding ACT domain-containing protein ACR4-like isoform X2: MNFCSHYMDDEYEKLFRRLNPPRVVIDNESGKSATVIRVDSANKHGILLEVVQILTDLNLIITKAYISSDGGWFMDVFNVTDQDGNKVTDEAILEYIEKSLGPESCVSSPMRSVGVKQTVDHTTIELMGSDRPGLLSEVSAVLTNLKCNIVSTEVWTHNTRAAAVMHVTDDETGSSITDLKKLSLIKELLCNVLGGGNRKRVAKTVVTDEVTTHTDRRLHQMMFDDRDYERVSDDEFDEKQRPNVNVVNWSDKDYSVVTIQCKDRPKLLFDTVCTLTDMQYVVFHANVNAEGPEAYQEYYIRHIDGSPVKSDAERQRVIQCLEAAIERRVSEGLKLELCTTDRIGLLSDVTRIFRENSLTVTRAEVTTKGGKAVNTFYVRGASGCTVDSKTIESIRQAIGNTILKVKGTPEESVPQDSPTRSLFGGLFKSRSFVNFGLVKSYS, from the exons ATGAATTTCTGTTCTCACTACATGGATGATGAATATGAGAAACTGTTCCGAAGACTCAACCCTCCCAG AGTTGTCATTGATAATGAATCCGGCAAGAGCGCCACTGTTATAAGG GTTGATAGTGCAAACAAGCATGGAATTCTTCTCGAAGTTGTACAAATCCTCACTGATCTGAACCTCATCATAACCAAAGCTTACATTTCTTCTGATGGTGGATGGTTCATGGATG TTTTTAATGTCACTGACCAAGATGGAAACAAAGTTACGGATGAAGCTATTTTGGAATACATTGAAAAG TCTCTTGGTCCCGAATCATGTGTTTCATCTCCCATGAGGTCCGTTGGGGTGAAGCAAACAGTGGACCACACCACAATAGAGCTTATGGGGAGTGATAGGCCGGGGCTGCTCTCCGAAGTGAGCGCCGTCCTCACCAACCTAAAGTGCAACATTGTGAGTACAGAGGTGTGGACTCACAACACCCGTGCGGCCGCTGTGATGCATGTAACCGATGATGAGACAGGCTCTTCAATCACCGATCTGAAGAAGCTGTCTCTGATCAAGGAGCTTCTTTGCAATGTGCTTGGTGGTGGAAACAGAAAAAGGGTTGCCAAGACTGTTGTTACTGATGAAGTCACAACGCATACCGACAGGAGGCTTCACCAGATGATGTTTGATGACAGGGATTACGAGCGAGTTAGTGACGACGAATTTGATGAGAAGCAGAGGCCGAATGTGAATGTTGTGAATTGGTCTGATAAAGATTATTCGGTTGTTACCATTCAGTGTAAGGATAGGCCGAAGCTTCTATTCGACACAGTTTGCACTTTGACAGATATGCAGTACGTGGTTTTTCATGCGAACGTCAATGCCGAGGGGCCAGAAGCATATCAG GAATATTACATAAGGCATATAGATGGGTCACCTGTAAAATCAGATGCAGAAAGACAAAGGGTGATACAATGTCTTGAAGCTGCAATTGAAAGAAGAGTATCTGAG GGTTTGAAGTTAGAACTCTGCACAACTGATAGAATCGGACTTCTTTCTGATGTCACGCGTATCTTTCGAGAGAACAGCCTCACTGTTACAAGGGCAGAAGTGACCACGAAAGGAGGCAAAGCTGTTAACACGTTCTATGTGCGTGGCGCCTCCGGTTGCACAGTTGATTCTAAGACCATAGAATCAATTCGGCAAGCAATAGGGAACACTATCCTTAAAGTTAAGGGCACCCCTGAAGAATCTGTTCCTCAGGATTCCCCTACAAGATCTCTCTTTGGTGGTCTTTTCAAGTCCAGATCCTTTGTTAATTTCGGATTGGTCAAGTCTTATTCCTGA
- the LOC130983050 gene encoding ACT domain-containing protein ACR4-like isoform X1 codes for MAYISEANMNFCSHYMDDEYEKLFRRLNPPRVVIDNESGKSATVIRVDSANKHGILLEVVQILTDLNLIITKAYISSDGGWFMDVFNVTDQDGNKVTDEAILEYIEKSLGPESCVSSPMRSVGVKQTVDHTTIELMGSDRPGLLSEVSAVLTNLKCNIVSTEVWTHNTRAAAVMHVTDDETGSSITDLKKLSLIKELLCNVLGGGNRKRVAKTVVTDEVTTHTDRRLHQMMFDDRDYERVSDDEFDEKQRPNVNVVNWSDKDYSVVTIQCKDRPKLLFDTVCTLTDMQYVVFHANVNAEGPEAYQEYYIRHIDGSPVKSDAERQRVIQCLEAAIERRVSEGLKLELCTTDRIGLLSDVTRIFRENSLTVTRAEVTTKGGKAVNTFYVRGASGCTVDSKTIESIRQAIGNTILKVKGTPEESVPQDSPTRSLFGGLFKSRSFVNFGLVKSYS; via the exons ATGG CTTATATTTCTGAGGCCAACATGAATTTCTGTTCTCACTACATGGATGATGAATATGAGAAACTGTTCCGAAGACTCAACCCTCCCAG AGTTGTCATTGATAATGAATCCGGCAAGAGCGCCACTGTTATAAGG GTTGATAGTGCAAACAAGCATGGAATTCTTCTCGAAGTTGTACAAATCCTCACTGATCTGAACCTCATCATAACCAAAGCTTACATTTCTTCTGATGGTGGATGGTTCATGGATG TTTTTAATGTCACTGACCAAGATGGAAACAAAGTTACGGATGAAGCTATTTTGGAATACATTGAAAAG TCTCTTGGTCCCGAATCATGTGTTTCATCTCCCATGAGGTCCGTTGGGGTGAAGCAAACAGTGGACCACACCACAATAGAGCTTATGGGGAGTGATAGGCCGGGGCTGCTCTCCGAAGTGAGCGCCGTCCTCACCAACCTAAAGTGCAACATTGTGAGTACAGAGGTGTGGACTCACAACACCCGTGCGGCCGCTGTGATGCATGTAACCGATGATGAGACAGGCTCTTCAATCACCGATCTGAAGAAGCTGTCTCTGATCAAGGAGCTTCTTTGCAATGTGCTTGGTGGTGGAAACAGAAAAAGGGTTGCCAAGACTGTTGTTACTGATGAAGTCACAACGCATACCGACAGGAGGCTTCACCAGATGATGTTTGATGACAGGGATTACGAGCGAGTTAGTGACGACGAATTTGATGAGAAGCAGAGGCCGAATGTGAATGTTGTGAATTGGTCTGATAAAGATTATTCGGTTGTTACCATTCAGTGTAAGGATAGGCCGAAGCTTCTATTCGACACAGTTTGCACTTTGACAGATATGCAGTACGTGGTTTTTCATGCGAACGTCAATGCCGAGGGGCCAGAAGCATATCAG GAATATTACATAAGGCATATAGATGGGTCACCTGTAAAATCAGATGCAGAAAGACAAAGGGTGATACAATGTCTTGAAGCTGCAATTGAAAGAAGAGTATCTGAG GGTTTGAAGTTAGAACTCTGCACAACTGATAGAATCGGACTTCTTTCTGATGTCACGCGTATCTTTCGAGAGAACAGCCTCACTGTTACAAGGGCAGAAGTGACCACGAAAGGAGGCAAAGCTGTTAACACGTTCTATGTGCGTGGCGCCTCCGGTTGCACAGTTGATTCTAAGACCATAGAATCAATTCGGCAAGCAATAGGGAACACTATCCTTAAAGTTAAGGGCACCCCTGAAGAATCTGTTCCTCAGGATTCCCCTACAAGATCTCTCTTTGGTGGTCTTTTCAAGTCCAGATCCTTTGTTAATTTCGGATTGGTCAAGTCTTATTCCTGA